From Synergistaceae bacterium, one genomic window encodes:
- a CDS encoding ABC transporter permease — MARKNNDEPSGLSALLASDTFKGLLPFIGLVVILGVMYWLTEGRIMQPRRLRLLMSQVYYPMIVATGVFFVMTLGSIDFTEGSTLGVASIVISELSFYSIPLAIAGGILTGALIGAVNGFFHVKFKLQSFIVTICTMYLFRGVCAYMTTETAIPASAAIKALDSDNLKIGVTVAVLVVAWFLFRFTRIGADVKAVGSGETAARFSGVRTDRVKFWVFVAAGALTGLAAFVNVIKVGSITATAGNQLETQILISLVLGGLPITGGAKVRFSNIIVGTLMYTVLNNGLVMLGLESATQQLIKGIVFLVFVALTIDRKALKVIK; from the coding sequence ATGGCACGGAAAAACAATGATGAGCCTTCGGGACTCTCTGCGTTATTGGCTAGCGACACGTTCAAAGGGTTGCTGCCGTTCATCGGGCTTGTGGTGATTCTGGGAGTAATGTACTGGCTCACGGAAGGCAGGATAATGCAGCCGAGAAGGTTGCGGCTTCTGATGTCGCAGGTGTATTACCCGATGATAGTTGCTACGGGAGTGTTCTTCGTGATGACGCTGGGTTCAATCGACTTCACGGAGGGTTCTACGCTCGGTGTTGCTTCAATCGTAATCTCTGAGCTGTCGTTCTACAGCATACCGTTAGCGATAGCCGGAGGGATTCTCACAGGCGCATTAATCGGGGCGGTCAACGGTTTCTTTCACGTGAAGTTCAAGCTCCAGAGCTTCATCGTAACGATCTGCACAATGTACCTGTTCAGGGGAGTATGCGCGTACATGACGACTGAGACGGCCATACCTGCGAGCGCGGCCATCAAGGCTCTCGACAGCGACAACCTCAAGATAGGCGTAACGGTTGCGGTGCTTGTAGTTGCGTGGTTCTTGTTCAGGTTCACGCGTATCGGCGCGGACGTTAAGGCTGTCGGGAGCGGCGAGACTGCGGCAAGGTTCTCGGGCGTTCGGACGGACAGGGTGAAGTTCTGGGTGTTCGTTGCGGCGGGGGCACTGACGGGGCTAGCGGCGTTCGTGAACGTCATCAAGGTAGGTTCGATCACGGCGACTGCGGGCAACCAGCTTGAGACACAGATATTAATCTCGCTTGTTCTCGGAGGACTGCCGATTACGGGCGGTGCGAAGGTGCGTTTCTCGAACATTATCGTAGGAACGTTAATGTACACGGTGCTGAACAACGGGCTCGTTATGCTGGGGCTTGAGTCGGCGACGCAGCAGCTCATCAAGGGGATTGTGTTCCTAGTGTTCGTTGCACTGACGATAGACAGGAAGGCCTTGAAGGTGATTAAGTAA
- a CDS encoding sugar ABC transporter ATP-binding protein translates to MSTLLKAEHIDKRFGITHAVNDVSLNIEAGEIRALIGENGSGKSTFCQMLCGIYTIGGGTFTLDGKALSVRNQVEANDAGVSIIVQEMGTLSGLSVAENIFLGHEEPFMHWGIKDTRAMIREAQKLLDDYGFGKIRAGAMIDSYNFEDRKLVEIVKATYMKPKILIVDETTTALSQNGRLELYKIMDAVRADGRSVIFISHDLAEILSHSDTITVLRDGEYIDTVNAKDIDEDGLRKLMVGRDIGTAYYRTDYGTEISSDVVLSVKNVSVPGQLEDISFELHRGEILGFGGLSECGMHEAGKAVFGASWDRTGTVTLADGTAINDIPTAIKHSIAYASKDRDNESVILAESIRNNIVLPSIDDLAEKHILWGGKLSRFAQKYAEQMQTKMQGINQFVSDLSGGNKQKVVLARWIGKGSDILVLDSPTRGIDVKVKQAIYALMSELRAQGKSIIMISEEIPELLGMSDRILIMKDGRINGEFMRSESLSEEDLIAKMV, encoded by the coding sequence ACGACGTTAGCCTGAACATCGAGGCAGGAGAGATACGCGCGCTCATCGGGGAGAACGGTTCGGGGAAGTCGACGTTCTGCCAGATGCTTTGCGGGATTTACACCATTGGCGGAGGGACGTTCACCCTTGACGGCAAGGCACTGAGCGTACGCAATCAGGTAGAGGCAAACGACGCGGGAGTCTCGATCATAGTTCAGGAGATGGGCACGCTGTCGGGCTTGAGCGTCGCGGAGAATATCTTTCTGGGGCACGAAGAACCCTTCATGCACTGGGGCATCAAGGACACGCGCGCGATGATTCGGGAGGCACAGAAGCTGCTTGATGATTACGGCTTCGGGAAGATTCGTGCTGGTGCAATGATAGACAGCTACAACTTCGAGGACAGAAAGCTCGTCGAGATTGTGAAGGCAACCTACATGAAGCCCAAAATCCTAATCGTTGACGAGACGACAACCGCGCTTTCACAGAACGGCAGGCTCGAGCTGTATAAGATTATGGACGCAGTGAGGGCGGACGGACGGAGCGTGATATTCATTTCTCACGACTTGGCCGAAATCCTCTCGCACAGCGACACAATCACAGTCCTGCGGGACGGCGAATACATCGACACGGTGAACGCTAAGGACATCGACGAGGACGGCTTACGGAAGCTGATGGTCGGCAGGGACATCGGCACAGCGTACTACAGGACGGACTACGGCACAGAGATAAGCAGCGATGTTGTGCTGAGCGTGAAGAACGTCTCTGTACCCGGCCAGCTCGAGGACATCTCGTTCGAGCTCCACAGGGGAGAGATTCTCGGTTTCGGCGGCCTGAGTGAATGCGGAATGCATGAAGCGGGTAAAGCGGTCTTCGGCGCGTCGTGGGACAGGACAGGCACGGTAACCCTCGCGGACGGTACAGCCATCAACGATATTCCTACAGCCATAAAGCACTCGATAGCCTACGCCAGCAAGGACAGGGACAACGAGTCCGTCATCTTGGCCGAGAGCATCAGGAACAACATTGTTCTTCCGTCGATTGATGACCTCGCGGAGAAGCACATACTCTGGGGCGGAAAGCTGAGCCGTTTTGCGCAGAAATACGCCGAGCAGATGCAGACGAAGATGCAGGGAATAAATCAGTTCGTCTCTGACCTGTCGGGCGGCAACAAACAGAAGGTAGTCCTAGCGCGCTGGATAGGCAAGGGCAGTGACATTCTCGTGCTGGACTCTCCGACGAGGGGAATTGACGTGAAGGTGAAGCAGGCGATATACGCGCTGATGTCGGAATTGCGTGCGCAGGGAAAATCCATCATCATGATTTCCGAAGAGATACCCGAACTGCTGGGAATGTCTGACAGGATACTTATCATGAAGGACGGACGTATCAACGGAGAGTTCATGAGGTCAGAGAGCCTGAGCGAGGAAGACCTCATCGCAAAAATGGTGTAG